The genomic segment CGGCTCCTCGCCGTCATGCGGAACCACAAGCGCAACGATGAATAAGCTACTGACCCCACGGCTCCGCGAGTGTTCGCATGCCTAGTTATTGGGAGCGGAGCTGAGCATCAAGTGCACCGAGCGCACTGCGCACACACGCAATCTTGAGCCCACCGCTGACCAGCGGCCACAGGAAAGGTGCAGCAGCACCCGCCGGCTGCTTCCGCTGGGGATCTACTGCCGCCCAATATGCGGCGTGCAACGCCATCAGAGCCATCGCCTGCACTCCACATAGCTCCGCACGGGAGGCCACCGACAGTGCTTCCGGAGACTCGCTGCCACGATGCTTGACGGATCCAACACGCCGGGCAAGCTGGGGCAGCATCGCCACCACGCCGGCTATTGCCGCCGGAAGCGCCGCCGCCACAGCACCTGGAGCCCACTTTTTCGGCCGACCAGTCAACGACCAACTGACAGGCGCGGTGTCTTGCCGCGCCACGGCTACTGCCCCAGCTGCCAC from the Corynebacterium ciconiae DSM 44920 genome contains:
- a CDS encoding DUF5808 domain-containing protein codes for the protein MKWCTYDDNGQRHMFGLPVSSLWQGDQDAVLDSFEPENPSLFVPRTLGLGWDLNLGAVAVKAGWIRADDSLPDLAAHIPQSLRRVLQLGPWIGGAAVAAGAVAVARQDTAPVSWSLTGRPKKWAPGAVAAALPAAIAGVVAMLPQLARRVGSVKHRGSESPEALSVASRAELCGVQAMALMALHAAYWAAVDPQRKQPAGAAAPFLWPLVSGGLKIACVRSALGALDAQLRSQ